In Maridesulfovibrio sp., the following proteins share a genomic window:
- a CDS encoding S24 family peptidase: MSKWFDESLERIKKATGTRTQVQLAEILNIRQSSISDAKRRSSIPAEWFIKLYRTHGLNPEWLSDGIEPVYLKPGKGKIAADQILSETTAQYGQIQSRGRIVPVSSMAGEDAGADVWKPQQISELNIPETYYRSSLVVLKAEGSSMEPSVRRDAFVGIDDSQKRLMAGDIYAIHVPHQGVVIRRVFFDPQNSRFILRPENSQHPEQYIPVENHEKHVVGRVVWVMQEL, from the coding sequence GTGTCAAAGTGGTTTGATGAAAGCTTGGAAAGAATTAAAAAGGCTACCGGAACAAGGACCCAGGTTCAGCTTGCCGAAATTTTGAATATTCGCCAGTCCAGTATATCTGATGCTAAGAGAAGAAGTTCTATCCCGGCTGAATGGTTCATCAAGCTGTATAGAACCCACGGGTTGAACCCGGAATGGCTTTCTGACGGTATTGAACCCGTCTATCTTAAGCCGGGTAAGGGCAAGATTGCCGCAGACCAGATACTGAGTGAAACAACCGCTCAGTACGGTCAGATACAGTCCCGTGGAAGAATTGTTCCCGTATCATCCATGGCCGGTGAAGATGCCGGTGCAGATGTCTGGAAACCACAGCAGATTTCAGAACTGAATATTCCCGAAACATACTACCGTTCTTCTCTGGTGGTATTGAAAGCCGAAGGTTCCTCCATGGAACCTTCAGTACGAAGGGATGCATTTGTTGGTATTGATGATTCCCAGAAGAGGCTCATGGCCGGCGATATCTATGCTATCCATGTTCCGCATCAGGGTGTGGTTATACGCCGTGTCTTCTTCGATCCTCAAAATTCCCGTTTCATCCTCCGTCCTGAGAATTCGCAGCATCCGGAACAATACATTCCGGTTGAAAATCATGAGAAGCATGTAGTCGGACGGGTCGTCTGGGTCATGCAAGAGTTGTAA
- a CDS encoding HAMP domain-containing sensor histidine kinase, whose amino-acid sequence MSSEKKSADVSSYELDGPLGEGFHLSAAPGPDKMLHIQRRIHEKMEDYKDYSFSATEKRALMIFFDLAQEFDSLEDFFAVCTSVPRSLFNVDCRFYLAVGPDDFIPVGWTESRAPVCSSVPLEKTFDSGHLFIPIRGNIELVDQLPFKPAGDVIGCFELYKMEELSDHQSLFFEKFVNRVGFQLHSKLMRRKGQEHLDFVRNLVKDVGHNVIVPNMYFKLFYNRLRDRIETIRQLREEVHRKSVDEVSQDLDLLYNGLVQQFNEIHSHYEQTSLFLETLLRRQHFEEGRYIVEKRPCNLLKQIIEPQLERYRSRFEDRGIRLDISMGGVPDLEVRIVADVGLISQVYANLFSNAVKYTREETMCDGRRDKFTAYGWEIVDDYFKNGWNGLKLNVFTTGPHLSADDKDKLFQPGFRSDNVGDEYGSGHGLFFVRQVVELHGGEVGYEPQDGGNNFYFILPLGAN is encoded by the coding sequence ATGAGTAGCGAAAAGAAAAGTGCAGATGTGTCATCATATGAACTGGATGGCCCGCTAGGGGAGGGGTTTCACCTTTCCGCAGCTCCCGGTCCAGACAAAATGCTGCATATTCAGCGGCGTATTCATGAGAAAATGGAAGACTATAAGGATTACAGCTTTTCCGCAACGGAAAAGCGGGCACTTATGATTTTCTTTGATCTCGCGCAGGAGTTCGACTCACTGGAAGATTTTTTCGCTGTATGTACCTCTGTCCCCAGATCATTATTTAATGTGGATTGCAGGTTTTACCTTGCAGTGGGGCCGGATGATTTCATCCCTGTGGGGTGGACTGAAAGCCGTGCCCCGGTATGCAGCTCAGTGCCTTTGGAAAAAACATTTGATTCAGGTCACTTATTTATCCCCATCCGCGGAAATATTGAGCTGGTTGACCAGTTGCCTTTTAAGCCTGCCGGTGATGTGATCGGTTGTTTTGAATTATATAAAATGGAAGAGCTTTCCGACCACCAGTCATTGTTTTTTGAGAAATTCGTCAACAGGGTCGGTTTTCAGCTGCACAGTAAGCTCATGCGCCGCAAGGGGCAGGAACATCTCGATTTTGTGCGTAATCTGGTTAAAGATGTCGGGCATAATGTCATAGTTCCTAATATGTATTTTAAGCTTTTTTACAATCGCTTACGTGATCGCATTGAAACTATTCGCCAGTTGCGCGAAGAGGTTCACAGGAAGTCAGTGGATGAGGTCAGCCAAGATCTTGATCTTCTATACAACGGGCTTGTGCAGCAGTTCAATGAGATCCACAGTCATTATGAACAGACGAGCCTTTTTCTGGAAACTCTTTTGCGGAGGCAGCACTTTGAAGAAGGGCGCTACATTGTAGAAAAACGGCCCTGTAATCTGCTCAAACAAATAATAGAACCGCAGCTTGAACGTTACCGCTCACGTTTCGAAGACCGTGGTATCCGGCTTGATATAAGCATGGGTGGGGTCCCTGACCTTGAAGTTCGCATCGTGGCGGATGTCGGTCTCATCTCGCAGGTTTATGCCAACCTGTTTTCCAATGCCGTTAAGTATACCCGCGAGGAAACGATGTGCGACGGGCGGCGTGATAAATTTACTGCATACGGTTGGGAAATTGTGGACGATTATTTCAAGAACGGTTGGAATGGTCTGAAACTTAACGTTTTCACCACAGGACCGCACCTTTCTGCAGACGACAAGGATAAGCTTTTTCAACCGGGTTTCCGCAGTGATAATGTCGGAGATGAGTACGGTTCAGGTCACGGATTGTTTTTTGTACGGCAGGTGGTCGAGTTGCATGGCGGTGAGGTGGGATACGAGCCGCAGGATGGTGGCAATAATTTTTACTTTATCCTTCCACTTGGTGCGAATTGA
- the serB gene encoding phosphoserine phosphatase SerB: MPEIILIQISGEDKPGLTSALTGVLAGYGIDILDIGQSVIHSQLVLGVLIRIPLEAESAPVLKDIMFKGYELGVNVKFKPIEADKYMDWVNAQGKMRHIVTLVGSKITGAHISRISHIITDNGLNIDMIHRLSGRIPMNGEPAPRHACVEFSIRGVPEDLDLMRSNFLDMAAEDGVDIALQEDNVFRRNRRLVAFDMDSTLIQAEVIDELAKAAGSGELVSRITESAMRGEIDFQESLRQRLATLKGLDESVMEGIARKLPITEGAERLITNLKKFGYKTAIISGGFTYFGEKLQEKLGVDYVYANRLEIKDGKLTGGVIGDIVDGAKKAELLRKIAEKEKISLQQSIAVGDGANDLPMLSIAGLGIAFHAKPKVKQDARQSISHFGLDSILYLIGLRDRDTD; this comes from the coding sequence ATGCCCGAAATAATTCTCATCCAAATATCCGGCGAGGACAAACCCGGCCTTACTTCCGCTCTTACAGGAGTGCTGGCCGGTTACGGCATCGATATTCTTGATATCGGCCAATCAGTAATTCATAGTCAGCTTGTGCTGGGGGTGCTGATACGAATTCCGCTCGAAGCTGAATCCGCACCCGTTCTCAAAGACATCATGTTTAAAGGCTACGAACTGGGCGTCAACGTCAAGTTCAAACCCATTGAAGCCGATAAATACATGGATTGGGTTAATGCACAGGGTAAAATGCGCCACATTGTCACTTTGGTAGGTTCTAAAATTACCGGAGCACACATATCACGAATCTCCCATATTATCACTGATAACGGCTTGAATATCGACATGATCCACCGTCTGTCGGGCCGTATACCAATGAATGGCGAACCTGCACCACGCCATGCCTGCGTGGAGTTCTCCATCCGCGGAGTGCCTGAAGACTTAGACCTCATGCGCTCAAATTTCCTTGATATGGCTGCTGAAGACGGAGTGGACATAGCCCTGCAGGAAGACAACGTCTTCCGCCGCAACCGACGGCTGGTGGCGTTTGATATGGACTCCACCCTTATTCAGGCTGAAGTTATAGATGAACTCGCCAAAGCGGCAGGGTCCGGTGAATTGGTAAGCAGAATAACAGAATCGGCTATGCGTGGCGAAATCGACTTTCAGGAAAGTCTCCGCCAGCGGCTTGCGACGCTCAAAGGTCTGGATGAATCCGTAATGGAAGGGATAGCCCGCAAGCTGCCTATTACCGAAGGAGCCGAAAGACTCATCACCAACCTAAAAAAATTCGGCTACAAGACTGCTATAATCTCCGGTGGATTCACATACTTCGGTGAGAAGTTGCAGGAAAAGCTCGGCGTTGATTATGTCTACGCCAACCGTCTTGAAATCAAAGACGGCAAGCTGACCGGCGGCGTTATAGGTGATATTGTCGATGGAGCAAAAAAAGCAGAACTGCTTCGTAAAATTGCCGAAAAGGAAAAGATCAGCCTGCAACAGTCAATTGCGGTAGGTGATGGAGCCAATGACCTGCCTATGCTCTCCATTGCCGGGCTGGGAATCGCTTTCCACGCTAAGCCCAAAGTTAAACAGGATGCCCGCCAGTCCATCTCCCATTTTGGACTTGATTCCATTCTGTACCTGATCGGGTTGCGTGATAGAGATACGGATTAA
- the panB gene encoding 3-methyl-2-oxobutanoate hydroxymethyltransferase: MKKITAPDITALKGQRKISMVTAYDYPSGQIVDAAGVDMILVGDSLGMVVLGYEDTLSVTMDDMLHHAAAVSRGAKRSLIVGDLPFMSYQPSVQMAVENAGRFLSRTGARAVKLEGGFPFLEHVRAIVDSGVPVQGHIGLTPQHVARFGGFKAQGKNAVSAAALVDEALALQEAGCFSIVLEAVPHEVAQEITAKLSIPTIGIGAGPDTDGQVLVYHDILGLFDRFVPMFVKKFAQLRGESVDAVKRYIAEVGDGSFPAEGNFNRMDPEELKQFKELLKDKV; this comes from the coding sequence ATGAAAAAGATAACAGCCCCGGACATTACCGCCCTTAAGGGCCAGCGAAAAATATCTATGGTAACCGCTTACGATTATCCTTCCGGACAGATTGTCGATGCTGCTGGAGTGGATATGATCCTTGTTGGTGATTCACTTGGAATGGTTGTGCTTGGTTATGAAGATACCCTTTCCGTAACCATGGACGATATGCTGCACCATGCGGCAGCTGTTTCACGTGGTGCGAAGCGCTCTTTGATCGTCGGAGACCTGCCGTTTATGTCATACCAGCCTTCTGTGCAGATGGCGGTAGAGAACGCCGGTAGATTTCTCAGCCGTACCGGGGCGCGGGCAGTGAAATTAGAAGGCGGGTTTCCATTCCTGGAGCATGTGCGGGCCATTGTCGATTCCGGTGTACCCGTACAGGGTCATATCGGCTTGACCCCGCAGCATGTCGCACGTTTCGGCGGTTTCAAGGCTCAAGGCAAAAATGCAGTCTCTGCGGCAGCTCTGGTTGATGAAGCACTTGCCCTTCAGGAAGCAGGATGCTTTTCAATTGTTCTTGAAGCCGTTCCCCACGAAGTTGCCCAGGAAATCACTGCAAAACTATCCATTCCTACCATAGGCATCGGGGCCGGACCGGATACAGACGGTCAGGTGCTTGTATATCATGATATTCTTGGATTGTTTGACCGCTTTGTCCCCATGTTTGTGAAAAAATTTGCCCAATTGCGTGGTGAGAGTGTTGACGCGGTCAAGCGCTATATCGCAGAGGTAGGAGACGGTTCGTTTCCTGCTGAAGGCAACTTCAACCGCATGGACCCTGAAGAGTTGAAGCAGTTCAAGGAATTGCTTAAGGATAAAGTGTAA
- a CDS encoding peptide chain release factor 3: MSQNVDPKIKKEVERRRTFGIISHPDAGKTTLTEKLLLYGGAIQMAGTVKSRKANRHATSDWMAMEQERGISVTTSVMKFNYHDYEVNLLDTPGHQDFSEDTYRVLTAVDSALMVIDCAKGVEVQTKKLMEVCRMRDTPIITFINKLDREGIDPFDLLQDIEDTLKIECAPLSWPIGMGSDFKGTYNIHKGELHLFSAIHGGGIQKGEVIKDLSDPRLDELLGDQADQLREELELLEGAGYPFNKERYLAGKQTPVFFGSAINNFGVQEMLDSFVELAPHPKPRATTTREISPFESEFSAVAFKIQANMDPAHRDRIAFMRICSGKFQRGMKVRHHRIGKDVQIANATIFMAQDRTGVEEAYPGDIIGVHNHGTIKIGDTFTESKEELKFTGIPNFAPEHFRRVILKDPLKSKQLDKGLHQLAEEGAVQLFKPLGNNDKILGAVGLLQFDVIMSRLKDEYSVAALYEPVEYHTARWLSSTDPKEIDGIKKRYPRFVALDGDDNLTFLAPSQWRLQQAEEEWPKITFSKTREHQ, translated from the coding sequence ATGTCCCAGAATGTAGATCCCAAGATAAAAAAAGAAGTAGAACGCCGCAGAACTTTCGGCATCATCAGTCACCCTGATGCCGGTAAGACAACCCTGACCGAAAAACTTCTCCTCTATGGTGGAGCCATCCAGATGGCCGGAACCGTTAAATCCCGCAAGGCCAACCGGCATGCGACCTCCGACTGGATGGCTATGGAACAGGAACGCGGTATATCCGTAACCACGTCGGTCATGAAATTCAACTACCACGACTATGAGGTCAACCTGCTGGACACCCCCGGGCACCAGGACTTCTCAGAAGATACCTACCGCGTGCTGACCGCAGTTGACTCCGCACTCATGGTTATCGACTGCGCCAAAGGTGTTGAGGTTCAGACCAAAAAGCTGATGGAAGTATGCCGCATGCGCGACACTCCCATTATCACCTTCATCAATAAGCTGGACCGCGAAGGAATCGATCCCTTTGATCTTCTGCAGGACATTGAAGATACCCTGAAAATTGAATGCGCCCCCCTAAGCTGGCCCATCGGCATGGGCTCCGACTTCAAGGGGACATACAACATCCACAAAGGTGAACTGCATCTTTTTTCTGCCATACATGGTGGAGGTATCCAAAAAGGTGAAGTAATTAAAGACCTTTCCGACCCCCGCCTGGATGAGCTGCTTGGTGATCAGGCGGACCAGCTGCGCGAAGAACTGGAACTGCTCGAAGGAGCAGGATACCCCTTCAACAAGGAACGTTACCTCGCAGGAAAACAGACTCCTGTATTTTTCGGAAGTGCCATCAACAACTTCGGAGTACAGGAAATGCTCGACTCGTTTGTTGAGCTGGCACCGCATCCCAAGCCGCGCGCGACTACAACCCGTGAAATTTCACCATTTGAATCAGAATTTTCCGCCGTGGCCTTTAAGATTCAGGCCAATATGGATCCGGCGCACCGTGACCGCATCGCTTTCATGCGCATCTGTTCCGGCAAGTTCCAGCGCGGCATGAAGGTCCGTCATCACCGCATAGGCAAAGATGTGCAGATCGCAAACGCGACTATATTCATGGCACAGGACCGTACCGGGGTTGAAGAAGCCTACCCCGGAGACATCATCGGCGTGCATAACCACGGGACAATAAAAATCGGGGACACATTCACCGAAAGCAAGGAAGAATTGAAGTTCACCGGTATTCCCAATTTTGCCCCAGAACACTTCCGCAGGGTAATCCTCAAAGACCCCCTCAAAAGCAAGCAGCTTGACAAAGGTCTGCACCAGCTGGCCGAAGAAGGAGCCGTTCAGCTTTTCAAGCCACTGGGAAACAACGACAAAATCCTTGGCGCAGTAGGCTTGCTCCAGTTTGATGTGATCATGTCCCGCCTCAAGGACGAATACAGTGTTGCAGCTCTATACGAACCGGTAGAATATCACACAGCCCGCTGGCTCAGCAGTACAGATCCAAAAGAAATTGACGGCATCAAGAAACGCTACCCCCGTTTTGTCGCCCTTGACGGTGACGACAACCTGACCTTCCTTGCCCCCAGTCAATGGCGTCTGCAGCAGGCTGAAGAGGAATGGCCCAAAATCACTTTCAGCAAAACCCGCGAGCACCAATAG
- a CDS encoding 3'-5' exonuclease: MQIPEQYKKKFTKDDINEMPLRQYEGPIKLIDREEDVPGAIKELSNCKLLGFDTETRPVFRKGVSYPPSLIQLATEDCVFLLHLNHISLSDHIKEILSSADIIKTGVAVINDVKELRDVSHFEGRGFVDLGDLARSLEMQTNGLRNLAANLLGFRISKGVQCSNWGRKELTPQQITYAATDAWVSREIYLKFKDLGVL; this comes from the coding sequence ATGCAAATACCTGAACAATATAAAAAAAAATTCACAAAAGATGACATCAACGAAATGCCCCTTCGCCAATACGAAGGCCCAATCAAACTCATTGACCGAGAAGAAGATGTTCCGGGGGCGATTAAGGAACTCAGCAACTGCAAGCTGCTCGGTTTTGATACAGAAACCAGGCCTGTCTTCCGCAAAGGGGTATCCTATCCCCCTTCTCTTATCCAATTAGCGACTGAAGATTGCGTATTTCTGCTGCACCTTAATCATATTTCCCTTTCCGATCACATTAAAGAAATTCTCTCGTCAGCCGATATTATCAAAACCGGAGTAGCGGTTATCAATGATGTTAAGGAATTGCGTGATGTTTCACACTTTGAGGGGAGAGGTTTTGTAGACCTCGGCGATCTGGCAAGATCACTGGAAATGCAGACAAACGGTCTGCGAAACCTGGCTGCCAACCTGCTTGGATTCCGCATTTCAAAAGGTGTCCAGTGCTCCAATTGGGGCCGCAAGGAACTTACCCCGCAGCAGATTACCTACGCAGCAACCGATGCATGGGTAAGTCGAGAAATTTATCTTAAATTTAAGGATCTCGGAGTCCTTTAA